In Camelina sativa cultivar DH55 chromosome 13, Cs, whole genome shotgun sequence, the genomic window tccaaagtgttaaaggattagagatcttctcccaaagttACAAGTGCTCAAAAGCTGCGTAAAATAAAAGTTGTCTTTCTAGAGGTCGTGCCTCatgcttaaatagtaaaataaaaccctaaaagtctgCTTAAAACGAAAAcggaaaagttgcttcgggtacgggatcggtcgatccaaaatgtggatcagccgatccaggatgctttttctgtgtttgctccatctgcttgctagtccgatcagtcttcaccaaaatggctccagatgcttgttttcatccccaaaacactcagtttccttcaaaaTCAACctagaacatgtacaaactcataaaagactaaaaagattctaaaagcacactttgactcaataaaaactcaaaacaaacctaaaaactatggttaaaacctataaaatacagacacatcaatgCCCATTAGCTACTGTAACCGCTTTCATTTATATGTATAGTAGTAGACATTTTTTATGAAGTGGCAAAAGCGTTGGTGGTTATGGTTGTGGGTGTAGAgaattttatatgaatatttatattCCATGTTAGTGGGTTCGAAATCTTTTCTCACAAATTagacaattaaacaaaaagtttCATCATTGAGGATAAGTCTAAAGCCACCACAAAATCTTGAGCTGGACCAACATACCATATACTACtattgaaacgaccgacctgttttttttttgaataaataataattaataatagtaaatgcTCTAGACTAATGGTCCTATATCCACTAGCCACtaaaccacaatcaaaccaaacagcggaaatttaacaaccaataccaatattcaatgataaccaataataatataacagATATTAGAATATAACAATTatccaataaaccaaacaacataGAACAAAGAACCAATAACCTACCAATGTTCTattgacccaactctagcaacctaaccatgccagacaacaatcaatcgagtccctagaatatcctcctcttcattgccttgattccacgatcacactttgcctttacctgcaccacaaacataaattgagatgcatgactatttcataaacactcagggaggcaatcctcccatctactaggctatacacacaagcaataagatctctacatgccacaaacaacaatcaataaaacaaaccagacattataaaaattattgcaTCATTCGTAGCAACtaaagaagggtgtcgactgacactggcaatctggtgtcgaccaacaatggcaatctggtgtcgaccacCACCATGCTCGATATCACCGAACCCCTAGTTTTTGTCCACCGACACCTCctcatggtgtcgatcgacactccccaaAGTTATTGAatcgtcctcgcgttggtgtcgaccgacaccccaactggtgtcgaccgacactgatgATGAGCatcgatttccttcgatcatAAACTCCGAAACttgcctccaaacttctccaaTCCCCTCCATGCATCCTCAGAAGCAAAACCCAGCCATAACAGCCACGAAAAACCATAGAGAGCTCAAAGGAAACAGTCACATAAGCAACACATCATAgaaaaaactagagatcttagcttagataagccatggtcatgcactcacctctttgcaggaaatTCCTGACCAACCACGACGAATCCAGCCTTCcgagcaagcttctaacacgtCTCTAGCActggatcttcactcccacataaagatctcaccaaaaacgctttcaaatctcacaaactctcaccaaaaccttaagaaactgtttctctcattttctctctgtttcaagcgccgacaaacaagaaaaacacgACCTCGGTCgttctcccacttaaatatcaccGTCCTTagtttttcttaaaccaaaccgaccaaaatcgacaattaaatcaaactggtcgaaccagaaaatgttggtgtcgatcaacacccatccccaaaatacACATTTTGGTTCATGGATGTTACAACTATTGATGAGTTTGTGGGCTTACTCAAAGCATGGGTccacttgttttttttagtatcaTTTAGGTCTGGGCAAAATATCCGGATCCAAAAATCCAATATGAACCCGATCTGATAAACCCGACTGAAACCcttatccaaaattttaaaatactcgAGCGGGTTCTCAATATCTAAATCCAAAAACCTGATCCAAACCCGAATCCGAATGGCTACCCCAATATACCCACAATAAtgatatatagtagtaatatattagtaatatttataatattaataatgtaagtATCTACaatattcagatttttggatattttatataattttaggtATTTAAACTAACTTTTAGTAAATTTGGGTAAAAGatactttaaatttttagatagattgaatatttttgaataatttagacaaaTTTGGATGCTACAGTTTCGAGTTTGAGAACTTCGGGTAATCCGAAGCCGAACCCAAAATACCCGATCCGAAACCGACCTGAACCAAAGTCAAGAATTATTCGAACGGGTCCTATATCTCTAagcccaaaaatccaaaatacacGATCTGAACCGGAACGGGTACCCGAACGCCCATATGACTATCATTAGCTAATAGACTGAACAGAAGAAAACGAACCAAGAAACGAGAACCACAAAGGAGTTATTGCCCCCAAGAAAGGTGAGTGTTAACTTTCCAAGAGTCTAATAAGACTTGGTGGGCAAGGAAAaaattcttctttatttttttactagagggtttagattttatacaACTAAATTAAGGTGggtagggtttaaattttacaattagaacgaaactATATCTAAGTTTGGGTTTACAACCGaagtagttagggtttagattttacaattacaatgaattatatttcggtttgggtttacaaataaggtgaaattagaacgaaattatatttcaatttgatttataaaataactGTTTGGGGGTTTTATTTACAATgatgtatacaaattttgttttcttattttataaagaggttTACCCCGAATATTGTCCTTATTTATCATCTTTTTGGTTAAGACGTTCATAGAGAGCAACATGGATATGGAGGGGAGAATGGAAACAAGGCATATAATGGTGCTCAAGCTAGACGAAAAGGGGAGAATGGAAACGAGGCATACACCAAAGACACTGGAGATCTTTGTATTTTCCTCTCCAAGTCTGAACCATTTTGTCTCTGCTTAGTAAGATACTAAGCTCTCTGCTTCAGTGTatttggtttcatttttctttgaagGACAGTGGAAATTGAAACACTCTGAATTCTCATCATGTACTCTACTTCCGGTTCAAATGGAAAATAAACTTTACTATGGTGTTCTGTTTTGTATTGAGTCCATATGAATccttgttctgttttgtgtttgagaTTAAGATGTTAGCTTCCAGTTCCAGATGATACATCAAGTAAGCATAGTGAAAAAGTTTAAACACTTATTGGCTGGTGCAATCCTCCCTCTAGTGGGTTGTGCTTTgctatgttttgttttcacatCTTATTGGCTATCATAATGCAAATCTACAACTGCCCTATTTTCACATATGACATAACCCGTCCATTCGTAAAACTTGTTCATCGATTAGCAGcaaagttaaaaacaaacatgTTGCCATTGCCAGCTTTCAGTCAAACAAATGTTGACAAGCCTTTGAACATAAGGGCACATACTCTTTAACTTCTTGAAAACGTCTCTGCGAACAAGTTTAACTTCTTGAAAACATCTGATGGGTTTCCCGCAAGTCCACCAAGTTTAACTACCACCACGCCACTAGGGTTAGCATACAGTTGCTGCAGTCACATACATAGAAACTGTAACATATAGCTTTACCAATGACAGATCATCAATAGAAAATCAGTTTTCaatgaagagagaaaaatggTGTGTTTGATTTAGTTATTAAAGGATAtagaattttgttgttttttcgtttcttggtaaaaacaaaaaaaaaacaaaaaaaattgaacacacatcataaacaaaacactcTCTCACTCAAAGCAGTGCATAAGGATGGAtataatttgctttttttttcttcttgtacaCTCTCTCTGATTTCCTCAAGCACTCTTGTTTTCCCGAGGCTTGAGAACACCAAAAATGATCACTGCAACCATAATACGGAGAATGATAATAGCAATACACATTTATTTCCTTGAGTTCTTCTGTAAGCTCTTTGCTCTTTGAAGAGCCGTGATTCCTGATTGCACGTGGTCTACTGCAATTGACACCTATATTTCCCAAACAGTATACATTCATCCCCAAACAGTACGCAAAAAATAATACAGTATATGTAACTTCTTGTCCTAGACATATCTTGGATGCATTATCCCAATTTGACAATTTCTAAAAGTGATCATAGTTGGTCTTTTATACAGTTCTGGCTAACAAATGCAGTGCCTCTGTGAGCGGTGTAGCAGTCAAATGTTCTTGTGgttgtattttgtgtttttagtatcTCAATCTGCGAGGCTATATGATCTTAACATGCGTAGATGAATGTATGTAGATTGAGCTCACATTTCATATGTAGAAAGTGGATTGGTTCTAACCccaaaagtaattaattaaaaagattcTTTCATGTGGATTGAGAACAAGAAAAGTTTATTTGTTAACTAATTTGACGGAATTTTTTTTCCAGCCTCAACAAGTGGAACAGAACGAAGATTAACATGTGTAGCAGAGCTAGGTCAGGTAGGCACAGGCCAAAGAGACATAAATCTTGAACCAAATCATTGATGAGAAGGCGAGATGCATACAGATGGTGGTGAAGGGGGATCACTGCCAAGCAATTTATGAGGTACTTCTTTGGTACCTTCGTTAGGGAATAGTTGACCTCAAAAATAATGTATTATGCTTATTGCATTACAACTTTATATTGGTATAGTTGACAATAAGATACTATCATAAATCTCCAACCTGTTGGTCCTCAACGCACCATAACTTTCTGTAAACACTATCCCAAAATCTTCAAATTAAGAAAGAAGCTTTTGTTACAACAATAAAATTACTACAAAAAGAGACTGAAATCAAGAAACATATGCAATGCGTCTAAATATTGCTCTGAAAGTCTGCCCTCCATTTCTGGCAACTTTCTGTCCTTCCTCGGTAGCACTGCACAGAAGCTCGACGACAGGATCCGAATCAATCTCCTCTTGTGTAAGAGACTCAAACATGGGATGTTTCTCAAGGCAAGCCTTCATCCACTCTCCAAGCTCTTCCACATCAGTGATTGTGTAAATAATCCCACCAGCTCTAAGAACATAAGCATACTCATCAAGCAAATGAGTGCTAATCACTCTCCTCCTGTGATTCTTCTCCTTGAAATGTGGATCAGGGAAGAGGAAAAACATCTTCGAAAGCTGTCCTTTTTCAAAGTAATTCGGAATGTACTTCATCGAGTTTGTCCTAACAACCGAGATGTTCTCATACTGTCCCTCCTCCGAGCTTGTTCTCCTCAAGGCTAAGATCCGTTCCTTAACGTATTCAGTCACTTTGTCTCTCAACTCCATACCGATCATTAGCGTATCAGGGAAGAGCGTCGCGAGTGAAATTAGAAGGCCACCAAACCCGCATCCAATATCAGCAAACTCAACCTTCTTGGAGATTTTGTTGTCAGCTTCGACGAATTTAGGGAAGTGAAGTGAAAAGTCCTCATGAGCTGGAGAAACCGGAATCGGGAAGTGAGAATCGCTAAGTGGGTTACTATGAGCTCTTGCTCTGTAGAACCGTTTCCTAGGTAGCCCTGTAGATTTGCTGAAGGTTGGTTTCGTCTCACTGTCCATTATCacttaaacacacacaaaagataaTAACACAACAGTGAGTGACATAACCAAAAACATAGTCTTATTGCTAGTTTTTGTTCATTCGAGATCTGAACTAGCTTAAACATGGCAAAGAAACGAACTTTGAATCAACTGAGACCGAATCTGCAAAACCCACTAACAtgcctaaaccctaaaccctaattttctaaaGTCTCTGTTCTATGAGAAGTTCTCAGTTCGAGAGCAAGCATGCTTAAGAGAAACCAGAGCATGGATTCATAGATACGTAAATACACTACGAGCACAATAAGGAGACTTAGTCATAAGAGGAGTACCTGATTCAATCTGGACTCGGAAATCAAAATTTCGAGCTCTTTGTTCTTCGCTACTAAAACCTTCcgagagaagcagagagaagcagagagaagaagaagaagatcttacCTTACCTAAGAACTAGGGTTCCTATATTCTCAATGGACCCAAACCCATAACTTACTCTTAATGGGCTTTGCGACAGCCCATTATAATCTTTTGATAAACTACATAATGATTTAGAAATTTACTAATTTAGAatatgaaatcttttttttttactgtagtCAATTTAGATTGGACAAGAATCACATAATGAAGATACAAATTCGTGTAAAGAATAGTTGTTTCTCTAAGGCCCATTGTGTCTAGAACGTCTTCCACTATGACTACCTCTGAAGCCACCACCAGACTTTGACCCTCCACCCATTGGACCATTACCATGCTTTAATGGCACAGCTGTGTCCATATACATCAGTCTCCCTGGCCAATGTCTCCTCTCTTTCGGAAGCCGGCGCAGTTGCTGCAGCCAAAAGGCAACGTATTCTCCTTCTGGATCATAATTTTGTGCCtgaataaaccaaacaaacacattGTCAACCTCTTCACCATCACAGTTTCTAATAGCTGCTGTTAAAAAAGTAACTCACTTGCTTGGGAATGCTGAAGTAGCGGTCTTCTCTTGGATCATTTCCAACTCCTTCAGTGAGCAAAAACCAAAGTTTCCattttaatctatttttcaATGTTAAAGTAGAAACCATCAGATTCTAGCATGAGTGGTACCTGCTCCATAGGTCCAGTTACCGTAGTTAGAACACGGATCATAGTCCAATAGACATGTCTCAAACCATTCTGCACCCATGCGCCAATCCAATCCCATGTCCCGGACAAGAAACGAACAAACAATCTGTCGGCCTCGATTTGACATGAAACCTGTAGCAGATAACTCCTTCATGTTTGCATCTATAAGAGGATACCTAATGCCATTTCATCAGACAGGCACTAATGGTTAATGCTTTTGGAGCATTTTTGATTGATGCTTTCGAAAAAAATAGTTCATGATATGAGATATTTACCCGGTCTTGCCATCTCTCCAAGACTCAAATAGTCTCTTATCTTGACTCCATTTACCTTGTACATTTCTCGGGCCACCTACGAAGATAATTTGCTACTTAAAAGTTCACTGTAACCACATGGCATTGAGATTTGATTCGAAAGCATCATTACCTAGTTGGAAGAGGGAGTTCCCACACTTAATTGAAAGAAACCTAAAGTAATCCCTCCATATTAATTCAAACAGTACCCTGGAAACATATACCAAATCACTTGGGAAGTTTAAAACCAAGGACTAAGAGTCAAGGAGAATGCAACAGAGATTccaaattcagaaaataaagacATACCAGTATGTTGAATTATTTGCTACTCTTTCCTTTTCATATCTTTGAACCTGAAAATTTTCAGCTGTCACATAAGTGAAAAAATGCTCTATGTTTTTGGGACACTGAATAAAGGGTTAAAAGATATGTGACCTCTTCGTATATAAAACGAGGAGAGATACATCCAAAGGCAAGCCATGGGGAAAATTTTGTCGAATAATCAGGTCCTAACATTCCGTTCCTCGTGTCTTTGTATACTTTCAATAGATCCtgcattaaaaaaaagacaacattaTATACATACACAAGACACGTAATAGTAAGCGCAGGGAGAGCTCAATGTCCTCTTGCCTTCTTCCAAAAGTACTCAAATACTCTGCCTACTCCTG contains:
- the LOC104736506 gene encoding tRNA (guanine-N(7)-)-methyltransferase-like, which encodes MDSETKPTFSKSTGLPRKRFYRARAHSNPLSDSHFPIPVSPAHEDFSLHFPKFVEADNKISKKVEFADIGCGFGGLLISLATLFPDTLMIGMELRDKVTEYVKERILALRRTSSEEGQYENISVVRTNSMKYIPNYFEKGQLSKMFFLFPDPHFKEKNHRRRVISTHLLDEYAYVLRAGGIIYTITDVEELGEWMKACLEKHPMFESLTQEEIDSDPVVELLCSATEEGQKVARNGGQTFRAIFRRIAYVS